Proteins from one Candidatus Sulfotelmatobacter sp. genomic window:
- a CDS encoding methyl-accepting chemotaxis protein translates to MGIAAVVVSAAIPACPQLPALAPLALLSVAAGAALAGPLAGLLASVAAGAATYLVHTPPGSPDAIAAALAIFVAGAAFSWLLAAAPAAPEDLADEPVAALGGGERLALPGNALGAHIAALNAGIREVAAGDFTKNLAIADGPLGSLAIGLNKLIFGMRDFLGAMHGEAQRLSISGGELQSTAASSLAVIEGGAIAQKQLEEGILEQSRIVEGAQSKVRSMTDAITDLAGSAQQQTRSLDETALSVTAMSASIEQVAAQVDSLLTISSETTLTADRGGNAIHTIVDAMSTIRSTIAELGGDIKRLGTNSDQIGDIVKVIDRIAEQTNLLALNAAIEAARAGEHGRGFAVVASEIRKLADGSVQATKEIASHIGSTQGVIGQVTEAMTRLSERLEESVVSTDNASDALREIVSAVLGSNQQIGQINDVTRSMSDNAFRVIRSIEDITKSVGANLAATTQMASHSGEVSSAFEAITSISAQNASSVEVLTYVNDEVTSAAQRILSSVEEMNQRAAAIDGHLGRYTIKDRKVEEAPA, encoded by the coding sequence GTGGGCATCGCGGCGGTGGTCGTCTCGGCGGCGATCCCGGCGTGTCCGCAGCTTCCCGCCTTGGCGCCGCTCGCGTTGCTGAGCGTGGCCGCCGGGGCGGCACTCGCCGGACCGCTGGCCGGGCTGTTGGCCAGCGTGGCGGCCGGCGCCGCCACCTATCTCGTGCACACGCCGCCGGGCTCGCCCGACGCGATCGCGGCGGCGCTGGCGATCTTCGTGGCCGGCGCGGCGTTCTCGTGGCTGTTGGCCGCGGCGCCGGCCGCGCCCGAGGACCTCGCCGACGAACCGGTCGCGGCGCTGGGCGGCGGCGAACGGCTGGCGCTGCCCGGCAACGCGCTGGGCGCGCACATCGCCGCGCTCAACGCGGGGATCCGCGAAGTCGCGGCCGGTGACTTCACCAAGAACCTGGCGATCGCCGACGGCCCGCTCGGCTCGCTCGCGATCGGGCTCAACAAGCTGATCTTCGGGATGCGCGACTTCTTGGGCGCGATGCACGGTGAAGCGCAGCGGCTGAGCATCTCCGGCGGCGAGCTCCAGTCGACCGCGGCCAGCTCGCTGGCGGTCATCGAGGGCGGCGCGATCGCGCAGAAGCAGCTCGAGGAAGGGATCCTCGAGCAATCGCGCATCGTCGAAGGCGCGCAGTCGAAGGTGCGCTCGATGACCGACGCGATCACCGACCTGGCGGGCTCGGCACAACAGCAGACGCGCTCGCTCGACGAGACCGCGCTCTCGGTCACCGCGATGTCGGCGTCGATCGAGCAGGTCGCCGCGCAGGTCGATTCGCTGCTGACGATCTCCTCGGAGACGACGCTGACCGCCGACCGCGGCGGCAACGCGATTCACACCATTGTCGACGCGATGTCGACGATCCGCTCGACCATCGCCGAGCTGGGCGGCGACATCAAGCGTCTGGGCACCAACTCCGATCAGATCGGCGACATCGTCAAGGTCATCGACCGCATCGCCGAGCAGACGAACTTACTCGCGCTCAACGCCGCGATCGAGGCGGCCCGCGCCGGCGAGCACGGCCGCGGCTTCGCCGTCGTCGCCAGCGAGATCCGCAAGCTCGCCGACGGCAGCGTTCAGGCGACCAAGGAGATCGCCTCGCACATCGGCTCGACGCAGGGCGTCATCGGGCAGGTGACCGAGGCGATGACGCGGCTCTCCGAGCGGCTCGAAGAGAGCGTGGTCTCGACCGACAACGCCTCCGACGCGTTGCGCGAGATCGTCAGCGCCGTGCTCGGTTCGAACCAGCAGATCGGCCAGATCAACGACGTGACGCGCTCGATGTCGGACAACGCCTTCCGCGTCATCCGCTCGATCGAGGACATCACCAAGTCGGTCGGCGCGAACCTGGCCGCCACCACGCAGATGGCCTCGCACTCCGGCGAGGTCTCGAGCGCCTTCGAGGCGATCACCTCGATCAGCGCGCAGAACGCCTCCTCGGTCGAGGTGCTGACCTACGTCAACGACGAGGTCACCTCGGCCGCCCAGCGCATCCTGTCCTCCGTCGAGGAGATGAACCAGCGCGCCGCCGCGATCGACGGCCACTTGGGACGCTACACTATCAAGGACCGAAAAGTGGAGGAGGCCCCGGCATGA
- a CDS encoding archaemetzincin family Zn-dependent metalloprotease, giving the protein MPRTTHLAARIQTAAVREISIVPINAIDPGTLTRLALCLEERFLAGAFVRTPLAVPKSALNSTRGQLFVGSLVNRLTAAYDAREALVLGVTDFDLYKTSHQFVFGSASETQRCAVVSVHRLRSEFYGDPSDDNALFQRLLKESVHEIGHALGLRHCYNARCAMYYSNSIFDTDNKFSHFCESCERRSRANRPA; this is encoded by the coding sequence GTGCCCAGGACCACCCACCTCGCAGCCCGAATCCAAACCGCGGCCGTGCGCGAGATCAGCATCGTCCCGATCAACGCGATCGACCCGGGTACTCTGACCCGGCTCGCGCTCTGTCTGGAGGAACGCTTTCTCGCCGGGGCGTTCGTGCGCACGCCGCTCGCGGTTCCCAAGAGCGCGCTCAACAGCACGCGCGGCCAGCTGTTCGTCGGTTCGCTCGTCAACCGGCTGACCGCGGCGTACGACGCGCGCGAAGCGCTGGTGCTGGGCGTGACGGACTTCGATCTCTACAAGACCTCGCACCAGTTCGTGTTCGGGTCGGCCAGCGAGACGCAGCGCTGCGCGGTCGTCTCGGTGCATCGCTTGCGCTCGGAGTTCTACGGCGACCCGAGCGACGACAACGCGCTCTTCCAGCGCCTGCTGAAGGAGAGCGTGCACGAGATCGGGCACGCGCTGGGTTTACGCCACTGCTACAACGCGCGCTGCGCGATGTACTACTCGAACTCGATCTTCGACACCGACAACAAGTTCTCGCATTTCTGCGAGAGCTGCGAGCGCCGCAGCCGGGCCAACCGTCCTGCCTGA
- the acpS gene encoding holo-ACP synthase translates to MIIGIGIDLAEVARYRFEGEQRERFARKVYTEEEMAYALRKRNWPERLAGFFAAKEATRKAFGHAIPWRAVGVTHERSGKPVIRLFGKYEQLLAARGVRAVHLTITHTAATAAAVVVLEG, encoded by the coding sequence ATGATCATCGGAATCGGGATCGACCTGGCGGAGGTCGCGCGCTATCGTTTCGAAGGCGAGCAGCGCGAACGCTTCGCCCGCAAAGTCTACACCGAGGAAGAGATGGCGTACGCGCTGCGCAAACGCAACTGGCCCGAGCGGCTGGCCGGCTTCTTCGCGGCGAAGGAAGCGACGCGCAAAGCCTTCGGTCACGCGATCCCGTGGCGCGCCGTCGGCGTCACCCACGAGCGCAGCGGCAAGCCCGTCATCCGGCTGTTCGGCAAATACGAGCAGCTGCTCGCCGCACGGGGCGTGCGAGCGGTCCACCTGACTATCACGCACACCGCCGCGACGGCCGCCGCGGTGGTCGTGCTGGAGGGCTGA
- a CDS encoding NAD(P)H-hydrate dehydratase encodes MRAVTAAQMRAIDAAAVAREGEVALMRAAGAAIARLIDATARAEGAVVALAGPGNNGGDAYAALAAYGGTRRRLVYADLGVEGSPARRDARFRARIAGVEERPFPPDPSVLRDAALILDGLLGVNARLPLDPGTAALVEAATASGAPVLALDVPTGIDPSTGAVGSPAIRAAATVALGRPKLGCFLEGGRDATGALWCAPIGMRDADADGIDDPPSEVLDDAAFAALLPVRSEDAEKRSAGAPLIVAGSTQFPGAAVLAAMGAARAGAGYVTVAAPEGAAAALRAHLIEQVVVTYKEDDPAAAVRTILDLTNRCSSIGIGPGLGLSDAFGTIVNGVLAGSDLPAVADAGALFHLAKRLGDYRTRPLVLTPHAGEFARLSGQGMIAPGQRLARLRAFVSEHGITTLLKGRTTVIGTPAATYLNPTGTSALATAGTGDVLTGIVATLLAQGCSPADAARLGAYWHGRAGARAQAARPRGVIARDVADALGAAACIGPTDASLVCLFERADGAGTVAKPGNHM; translated from the coding sequence GTGCGCGCGGTGACCGCGGCGCAGATGCGCGCGATCGACGCCGCCGCCGTCGCGCGCGAGGGCGAGGTCGCGCTGATGCGCGCTGCCGGCGCCGCGATCGCGCGGCTGATCGACGCGACCGCGCGGGCCGAGGGCGCGGTGGTCGCGCTGGCCGGTCCGGGCAACAACGGCGGCGACGCGTACGCGGCCCTGGCGGCCTACGGCGGGACGCGGCGCCGGCTGGTCTACGCCGACCTGGGGGTCGAAGGCAGTCCGGCGCGGCGCGATGCCCGCTTCCGCGCGCGCATCGCCGGCGTCGAGGAACGCCCGTTCCCGCCCGACCCCTCGGTCTTGCGCGACGCGGCCCTGATCCTCGACGGCCTGCTGGGGGTCAACGCGCGGCTGCCGCTGGATCCCGGCACGGCGGCGCTGGTCGAGGCCGCCACCGCCTCGGGCGCCCCGGTGCTGGCGCTCGACGTGCCGACGGGGATCGATCCGAGCACCGGCGCGGTCGGTTCTCCGGCGATCCGCGCGGCGGCGACCGTCGCCCTGGGCCGCCCGAAGCTGGGCTGCTTCCTCGAGGGCGGGCGGGACGCGACCGGGGCGCTGTGGTGCGCGCCGATCGGGATGCGCGACGCCGACGCCGACGGGATCGACGACCCGCCCAGCGAGGTCCTCGACGACGCGGCCTTCGCCGCGCTGCTCCCGGTCCGCTCGGAGGACGCCGAGAAGCGCAGCGCCGGCGCGCCGTTGATCGTGGCCGGCTCGACCCAATTCCCGGGGGCGGCGGTGCTGGCGGCGATGGGCGCCGCGCGGGCCGGGGCGGGCTACGTCACCGTGGCGGCCCCGGAGGGGGCCGCGGCCGCGCTGCGGGCCCATCTGATCGAGCAAGTCGTCGTCACCTACAAGGAAGACGACCCCGCCGCGGCCGTGCGGACCATCCTCGATTTGACCAACCGCTGCAGCTCGATCGGGATCGGGCCGGGCCTGGGGCTCTCGGACGCCTTCGGCACGATCGTCAACGGCGTGCTGGCCGGCTCGGACCTGCCGGCGGTCGCCGACGCCGGCGCGCTCTTCCACCTCGCCAAGCGCCTGGGCGACTATCGCACTCGCCCGCTCGTGCTCACCCCCCACGCCGGCGAGTTCGCCCGGCTCAGCGGGCAGGGGATGATCGCGCCCGGGCAGCGGCTGGCGCGGCTGCGGGCGTTCGTCAGCGAGCACGGCATCACGACCCTGCTCAAGGGCCGCACGACCGTGATCGGAACGCCGGCGGCGACCTACCTCAATCCGACCGGGACCAGCGCGCTGGCGACGGCCGGGACCGGCGACGTGCTGACCGGGATCGTCGCCACGCTGCTCGCCCAGGGCTGCAGTCCGGCCGACGCGGCGCGGCTCGGCGCCTACTGGCACGGCCGGGCCGGCGCCCGCGCCCAGGCGGCGCGGCCGCGCGGCGTGATCGCTCGCGACGTCGCCGATGCGCTCGGCGCGGCGGCATGCATCGGCCCCACGGACGCGTCGCTCGTTTGCCTCTTCGAGCGTGCCGACGGTGCCGGAACCGTCGCAAAACCTGGCAACCACATGTGA
- a CDS encoding efflux RND transporter periplasmic adaptor subunit: MVKVSPGALSRALALCALSACALTACSHAQRAHSTANAVVPVITAADGTVSPVSELSGLIAPLQNVGITSSLSEPTDVITVQEGDLVRKGQVLARLDTADLVAEYNSDMATYNSDIAKADQTYDQAGLTIIQNSNTVDQARAAVRAAQHTLAVDALNLKRDAELLKNGYVAQQTYDQQALTVKNDQETIAQDQVTLANDVKQVQANGSTSTGLQGATVQSARAAAEAALAQAQQVKVSISKAVIYSPIDGVVVNRNLNLGEYPGTRQIFTLQETDRVYAVLNGSGGQIVGIRAGSPVAVESTLLPGKKIYGTTVGVLSPVQPGATNFVVNVVIDNARNLLKPGMVVTGLAQLPSATGVRIPSTAFLDTTNSTVEVVRDGIVHTANVLLVAQDDKNAVVRGLQPGTIVVANGQLGLSDGEPVTVQQTVAEK, translated from the coding sequence ATGGTCAAGGTCTCACCCGGCGCCCTGAGCCGAGCGCTCGCCCTGTGCGCACTCTCCGCGTGCGCGCTGACGGCGTGCAGTCACGCGCAACGCGCTCACTCGACGGCCAATGCGGTCGTCCCCGTCATCACCGCCGCGGACGGTACCGTCTCGCCGGTCTCGGAGCTCTCGGGACTGATCGCGCCGCTGCAAAACGTCGGCATCACCTCGTCGCTCTCGGAACCCACCGACGTGATCACCGTCCAAGAAGGCGATCTCGTCCGCAAAGGTCAGGTGTTGGCGCGGCTGGACACGGCCGATCTGGTCGCCGAGTACAACTCGGACATGGCGACCTACAACAGCGACATCGCCAAGGCCGATCAGACCTACGACCAAGCCGGCCTGACCATCATTCAGAACTCGAACACGGTCGATCAAGCGCGCGCCGCGGTCCGCGCCGCGCAGCACACGCTGGCGGTCGACGCGCTCAACCTCAAGCGCGACGCCGAGCTGCTCAAGAACGGCTACGTCGCGCAGCAGACCTACGACCAGCAAGCGCTGACGGTCAAGAACGATCAGGAGACGATCGCGCAAGATCAGGTCACGCTGGCCAACGACGTCAAGCAGGTGCAGGCGAACGGTTCGACCTCGACCGGCTTGCAGGGCGCGACCGTGCAGTCGGCGCGCGCCGCCGCGGAAGCCGCGCTGGCGCAAGCACAGCAGGTGAAGGTCTCGATCTCGAAGGCCGTCATCTACTCGCCGATCGACGGCGTCGTCGTCAACCGCAACCTCAACCTGGGTGAGTATCCCGGCACGCGCCAGATATTCACGCTGCAGGAAACCGATCGCGTCTACGCCGTGCTCAACGGCTCGGGCGGACAGATCGTCGGTATCCGCGCCGGCAGCCCGGTCGCGGTCGAGAGCACGCTCCTGCCGGGCAAGAAGATCTACGGCACGACGGTCGGCGTGCTCAGCCCCGTCCAGCCGGGTGCGACCAACTTCGTCGTCAACGTCGTCATCGACAACGCGCGCAATCTGCTCAAGCCCGGCATGGTGGTGACGGGGCTCGCGCAACTGCCGTCGGCGACCGGCGTGCGCATACCGAGTACGGCGTTTCTGGACACGACCAACTCGACGGTCGAGGTCGTGCGCGACGGCATCGTGCACACCGCGAACGTCCTGCTCGTCGCGCAGGACGACAAGAACGCGGTCGTGCGCGGGCTCCAGCCCGGCACGATCGTGGTCGCCAACGGTCAGTTGGGCTTGTCCGACGGCGAGCCCGTTACCGTGCAGCAGACCGTCGCGGAGAAGTAA
- a CDS encoding efflux RND transporter permease subunit, with protein sequence MLTSLFVKRPTLVFVLLALMLLAGALAASTLVQQQFPNVSQPTVSINVQYPGASTTVMRDAVVEPIENALAGAANLQTTSSTIQQGQASIVATFYITSDENTDLTNTQTAITQAEHNLPTSIQPPTLAIRDPSQAVVVVISLSSSKMTAGELNLIATGRVVPDIEQIPDISNVSVGGQVTPAFEVVANPTALNAYGLTLNDLISTVADNNLRAPGGIAYGPNRETQIDIRGDIETPESIAGLPVSAPNAPANAAATTAAGTIDPWTSASQVVRVGDVASVVDGYEPRRQVAAINGINGVFLQIQKSSTSSEVDASNHVIAALPRIEAQFPDINFSVVHVQSKYTAQQIDSVIRTLTEGIILTGIVMLFFLGSWRNAIVVLVAIPASLCVALFVMKMMNLTLDTISLLGMTLVVGILVDDSTVVLENIERHFELGQSPAEAAVSGRTEIGTAAVVITLVDVVVFLPIAFLQGQVGRNLAEFGIVVVISTLTSLFVSFTITPSLAGNWALKSHWKPPFFIRAFERGFSNVRSWYAHKVLPWGLSHRVIVVAVCAASFVFAMSLVPLGIVGSTFIPPVDRGEIFMQITYPVGTPLATTSQAVFTLERAIRRYPDIDADTAVAGGYSSPFGGFLVQGNVGQVHLFLDDDRRHSTNYWVSQYTKLAHKVLPDANVVVIPATGTGGGNAQPVDELVTDVSGGDPTPYAEKVYQALVQTPGATNVYSAASQLTPQVELRFDRARARALNVSIGNAATAAEAAFGGAIATQFNTPDGLEQVQVIYPLEDQSQLSAISEIPVRATNGSVVHLGDFSTFVWTPAPPLITRVDRNSVVDISSNVAPGESLSNVQKAFTARVKALNLPKNIIVRPRPLGQQDLMGQTLEGLGGSLILSVVLVFLLMVALYNSYRSPLIILFSVPVAAFGALGALAITRGTLNLFSLIGTILLVGIVTKNGILLVDYANTLRERGRSKLDAIKESAFTRFRPIIMTSISVVAGNFPLALALEPGSEVRSSLGVVVIGGILSSLVLTLVLVPVMYMYLAPEHFHGSHHIESTDDDGDGRHVVPHGIVDGHGTLPARA encoded by the coding sequence ATGCTGACCAGCCTTTTCGTCAAGCGCCCGACGCTGGTGTTCGTGCTGCTCGCGCTCATGCTGCTGGCAGGCGCGCTCGCTGCGAGCACGCTCGTCCAGCAACAGTTTCCGAACGTCTCTCAACCGACCGTCAGCATCAACGTGCAGTACCCGGGCGCATCGACGACGGTGATGCGCGACGCCGTCGTCGAGCCCATCGAGAACGCTCTCGCGGGCGCCGCGAACCTGCAGACGACGAGCTCGACGATCCAGCAAGGTCAGGCTTCGATCGTCGCGACGTTCTATATCACGTCCGACGAGAACACCGACCTCACGAACACGCAGACCGCCATCACCCAGGCCGAGCACAACCTTCCGACGTCGATCCAGCCGCCGACGCTGGCCATTCGCGACCCGTCGCAGGCGGTCGTCGTGGTGATCTCGCTCTCGTCCTCGAAGATGACGGCCGGAGAGCTCAACCTGATCGCGACCGGTCGCGTCGTGCCCGACATCGAGCAGATCCCCGACATCTCGAACGTGAGCGTCGGCGGACAGGTCACGCCGGCCTTCGAGGTCGTCGCGAACCCGACCGCGCTCAACGCGTACGGCCTTACGCTGAACGACCTCATCAGCACGGTCGCCGACAACAACCTGCGCGCCCCGGGCGGCATCGCCTACGGCCCGAACCGCGAGACGCAGATCGACATCCGCGGCGACATCGAGACGCCCGAGTCGATCGCCGGGCTGCCGGTTTCGGCCCCCAACGCTCCGGCGAACGCGGCCGCGACGACGGCGGCCGGCACCATCGACCCCTGGACCTCGGCTTCGCAGGTCGTTCGCGTCGGTGACGTGGCGAGCGTCGTCGACGGCTACGAGCCGCGGCGCCAGGTCGCCGCGATCAACGGCATCAACGGCGTCTTCCTGCAGATCCAAAAGTCGTCGACGTCGTCCGAGGTCGACGCCTCGAACCACGTGATCGCCGCCCTCCCGCGCATCGAAGCGCAATTCCCCGACATCAACTTCTCGGTCGTCCACGTCCAGTCGAAGTACACGGCGCAGCAGATCGACAGCGTGATCCGCACCTTGACCGAAGGGATCATCTTGACGGGCATCGTCATGCTGTTCTTCCTCGGCTCGTGGCGCAACGCGATCGTCGTGCTGGTCGCCATCCCGGCCTCGCTGTGCGTCGCGCTGTTCGTCATGAAGATGATGAACCTGACACTCGACACGATCTCGCTGCTCGGCATGACCTTGGTCGTCGGCATCCTGGTCGACGACTCGACGGTCGTGCTCGAGAACATCGAGCGCCACTTCGAGCTGGGACAGTCGCCGGCCGAAGCCGCGGTCAGCGGCCGAACCGAGATCGGGACGGCGGCCGTCGTCATCACCCTAGTCGACGTGGTCGTGTTCTTGCCGATCGCGTTCCTGCAGGGACAGGTCGGCCGCAACCTGGCCGAGTTCGGCATCGTGGTCGTCATCTCGACGCTGACCTCGCTGTTCGTCTCGTTCACGATCACACCGAGCCTCGCCGGCAACTGGGCGCTCAAGTCGCACTGGAAGCCGCCGTTCTTCATTCGCGCCTTCGAGCGCGGCTTCAGCAACGTGCGCTCCTGGTACGCGCACAAGGTGTTGCCGTGGGGGCTCTCTCATCGCGTGATCGTCGTCGCGGTCTGTGCCGCCTCGTTCGTGTTCGCGATGTCGTTGGTCCCGCTGGGCATCGTCGGCTCGACGTTCATCCCGCCGGTCGACCGCGGCGAGATCTTCATGCAAATCACCTATCCCGTCGGGACGCCGCTGGCGACGACCTCGCAGGCGGTGTTCACGCTCGAGCGCGCGATCCGTCGGTATCCCGACATCGACGCCGACACGGCGGTGGCGGGCGGCTACTCCTCGCCGTTCGGGGGCTTCCTGGTCCAAGGCAACGTCGGGCAGGTCCACCTGTTCTTGGACGACGACCGGCGCCATTCGACGAACTACTGGGTCAGCCAATACACGAAGCTCGCTCACAAGGTCTTGCCGGACGCGAACGTCGTGGTCATCCCGGCGACGGGCACCGGCGGCGGCAACGCGCAGCCCGTCGACGAGCTCGTCACCGACGTCTCGGGCGGCGACCCCACCCCGTACGCGGAAAAAGTCTATCAAGCACTGGTTCAGACGCCGGGAGCGACGAACGTCTACAGCGCCGCATCGCAGCTCACCCCGCAGGTGGAGCTGCGCTTCGACCGCGCCCGCGCCCGCGCGCTCAACGTGAGCATCGGGAACGCCGCCACGGCGGCCGAAGCCGCGTTCGGCGGCGCCATCGCCACCCAGTTCAACACGCCCGACGGCCTCGAGCAGGTCCAAGTCATCTATCCGCTCGAGGACCAGTCACAGCTCTCGGCGATCTCGGAGATCCCGGTTCGCGCGACCAACGGGAGCGTCGTCCACTTGGGCGACTTCTCGACCTTCGTTTGGACCCCGGCGCCGCCGCTGATCACGCGCGTGGATCGCAACAGCGTCGTCGACATCAGCTCGAACGTCGCGCCCGGCGAGTCGCTCTCGAACGTCCAGAAGGCGTTCACGGCGCGCGTCAAGGCGCTCAACCTGCCCAAGAACATCATCGTGCGGCCGCGTCCGCTGGGTCAGCAAGATCTGATGGGTCAGACCCTCGAGGGCCTGGGCGGCTCGCTGATCCTCTCGGTCGTCCTGGTGTTCTTGCTGATGGTCGCGCTCTACAACAGCTATCGCTCGCCGCTGATCATCTTGTTCTCGGTCCCGGTGGCCGCGTTCGGCGCGCTCGGCGCGCTGGCGATCACGCGCGGGACGCTCAACTTGTTCTCGCTGATCGGGACGATCTTGCTGGTCGGGATCGTGACCAAGAACGGCATCCTGCTGGTCGACTACGCGAACACGCTGCGCGAGCGCGGCCGTTCGAAGCTCGACGCGATCAAGGAGAGCGCGTTCACCCGGTTCCGCCCGATCATCATGACGTCGATCTCGGTCGTGGCCGGCAACTTCCCGCTGGCGCTGGCGCTCGAGCCGGGCTCGGAAGTGCGATCCAGCCTGGGCGTCGTCGTCATCGGCGGCATCCTCAGCTCGCTGGTACTCACGCTGGTGCTGGTGCCGGTCATGTACATGTACTTGGCGCCCGAGCACTTCCACGGCAGCCACCACATCGAGTCGACCGACGACGACGGCGACGGGCGCCACGTCGTACCGCACGGCATCGTCGACGGACACGGGACGCTGCCCGCGCGGGCCTGA